A single region of the Ancylobacter novellus DSM 506 genome encodes:
- the rpsT gene encoding 30S ribosomal protein S20: MANTPSAKKAARKIERRTEVNKNRRSRMRTFVRKIEEAIASGDRTAADVAFKAAEPEIMRAAQKGVLHKNTASRKVSRLAQRLAKLGA; the protein is encoded by the coding sequence ATGGCCAATACGCCCTCCGCCAAGAAGGCGGCTCGCAAGATCGAGCGCCGCACCGAGGTCAACAAGAACCGCCGCTCGCGGATGCGCACCTTCGTGCGCAAGATCGAGGAGGCCATCGCCTCCGGCGACCGCACCGCTGCGGACGTCGCCTTCAAGGCTGCCGAGCCGGAGATCATGCGCGCCGCCCAGAAGGGTGTGCTGCACAAGAACACCGCCTCGCGCAAGGTCTCGCGCCTCGCCCAGCGCCTCGCGAAGCTCGGCGCCTGA